In Halorubrum sp. BV1, the following proteins share a genomic window:
- a CDS encoding ParA family protein, with protein sequence MHATTLALVGATGGAGTTRTAVELAAVGARGGHEVAVVDAAFTTQGLSEYVAGRIDTDLTALLTDETESSLSAAAYPLGGAGASGVASEPNARGVTSDGRVDIVPARAPFERLARAKTAAAARKLERRIEEATSTHDAVVLDVAPVGSNEAVAAVTAADRVETVRPASDHGRDALQRLRGRMADVGATVDGSIAVAARDRHVDPAESSADTVLSAVDPEVAAAPTTARGDGAYTRALRDTYERAFGVSLEIDVADSGLIDRLRPSN encoded by the coding sequence ATGCATGCCACGACGCTCGCGCTGGTCGGAGCGACCGGCGGCGCGGGAACGACGCGGACCGCCGTCGAGCTAGCGGCCGTCGGCGCACGAGGCGGCCACGAAGTCGCGGTCGTCGACGCCGCCTTCACCACGCAGGGTCTCTCGGAGTACGTCGCGGGCCGGATCGACACCGATCTCACCGCGCTCCTCACGGACGAGACGGAATCGTCGCTGTCGGCGGCCGCGTACCCGCTCGGGGGCGCCGGTGCGTCCGGTGTCGCGTCCGAACCGAACGCGAGAGGCGTGACCTCCGACGGTCGCGTCGATATCGTCCCCGCGCGAGCGCCCTTCGAGCGCCTCGCGCGGGCGAAGACGGCGGCGGCCGCACGGAAGTTAGAGCGCCGCATCGAGGAGGCGACCTCGACGCACGACGCCGTCGTCCTCGACGTCGCACCCGTCGGGTCGAACGAGGCGGTCGCCGCGGTCACCGCCGCCGACCGGGTCGAGACGGTCCGTCCGGCGTCGGACCACGGGCGCGACGCGCTCCAGCGCCTCCGCGGGCGGATGGCGGACGTCGGAGCGACCGTCGACGGATCGATCGCGGTGGCGGCGCGCGACCGCCACGTCGATCCCGCCGAGTCGTCGGCCGACACCGTTCTCTCGGCCGTCGACCCGGAGGTCGCGGCCGCGCCGACCACGGCGCGTGGCGACGGTGCGTACACGCGCGCCCTCCGTGACACGTACGAGCGGGCGTTCGGCGTGTCACTCGAGATCGACGTCGCCGACTCCGGGCTGATCGATCGGCTGCGGCCGTCGAACTGA